The sequence GCAGCGTCCACGGGCGTCCGTCCAGGCCGGGCGGGCGGGTCGTGCCGACGGCGACCCGCAGCGCCGCGCCGTCCCACCGGATCAACGGGTGCACGTCGCGAAGCAGAGTGCGCCCGCCCTGCTCGGCGGCGAGCAGCGTCCGACGCCGGATGTCGGCCAGCGCGAGCGCCCGCAGCCGGGGCCAGTCCGGTGCGATCAGCACTGTGAAGTACCTGTGGAGTTGCGCGACCAATTCGTCCGGGGCCAGCCGGGGTGCGCCGGCCCGCTCGAGTTGCCGGCGCATCCGGGACGGGTCGGTGCCGGCGACCGCCCGCAGCTCGGCGGCCAGGTTCGGTGCCACTCCGATCGGGGTGAGGAAGTCCGGCACGTAACCGTTGGACGACCTGAGCACCGCCAACAGCGGTTCCAGGCCGGCATCCGGCAGCAGCCGCTCCGCGCGTTGCCGCCACGGACGGTGCATCCAGTACTTCTCCGGCTTGCGTAACGCCCAGGAGCTGGCCACCAGCTCGGCCAGGGGCGAGTGCACGAACCGCACCCGGCTCAGGTCGTCGGGCGAGAACCGAACCTCGATCACCCACGGATTCGACCACGATCGAACGGTTCGGCGACAGCGCCCGGCGGCCCGACGATTCTCGGATGGAGTACAGGCAACTGGGCCGGTCGGGCCTGCGCGTCAGCGCGGTCGCGTACGGCAACTGGGTCACCCACGGCAACCAGCTCGACGACGACGCGGCGGCCGCGTGCGTGAAGGCCGCCCTGGATGCGGGCATCACCACGTTCGACACCGCCGACCGGTACGCCCAGGGGCGGGCCGAGGAGGCGTTGGGCAAGGCGCTGAGCGGCGTCCGGCGCAGCTCGATCGAGCTGTGCACGAAGGTGTGCCTGCCGGTCGGGCCGGGAGCCAACGACGCCGGGCTGTCCCGCAAGCACATCATCGAGGGCTGTCACGCCTCGCTGAGCCGGCTGGGCACCGACTACCTCGACCTCTATCAGGCGCACCGGTACGACGACAGCGTGCCGCTGGAGGAGACGATGCTCGCCTTCGCCGACCTGGTCCGCCAGGGCAAGGTGCTCTACGTCGGCGCCTCCGAGTGGACCGCCCCGCAGCTGCGCGCGGGCCTGCGGCTCGCCGCCGAGCTGCGCATCCCGTTCATCGCCAACCAGCCGCAGTACTCCATGCTCTGGCGGGTCGTGGAGGCCGAGGTGTCGCCCGCCTGCGCCGACCTCGGCCTGGGCCAGCTCGCCTGGTCGCCGCTCGCGATGGGCGTGCTGACCGGTCGGTACGAGCCGGGCCGGCGTCCGCCCGCCGGCTCGCGGGCCACCGACGGTTTCGGTGGCTCGTTCATCGCCCGCTACTCCTCGGATCTGCTGCTCTCCCGGGTACGCCAGCTCCGACCGATCGCCGAGGCCGCCGGCTGCACGATGGCCCAGTTGGCGGTGGCCTGGGTGCTGCGCCGGCCGACGGTGGCGGGCGCGATCGTCGGCGCGTCCCGGCCCGAGCAGCTCACCGAGACGGCCAGGGCCGCCACGGTACGGCTCGACGACGAGCTGATGGCCCGGATCGACGCCGTGCTCGACGAACTGGTGGAGCGTGATCCGGCGAAGACCGCCCGCCCGAACGACGTGATGCCCGCCTGGCGGCCACCACCTGCGGCCGGCTGACGCCCGCGCAGGGGGTGGCCGTGGCAGGCTCGGACCGTGGGGCAATTGTCCGAGAGGTCGGCCGGGGCGGCGTGGGAGCACCTGCGTCGCCTGCCGGTCTGGCTCCCCCCGGCACTGGTGACAGTGGCGGTGACAGTGACCGGGCTGGGCTCCGCCCAGCTCTGGCGCGACGAGCTGGCGACGTGGAGCGCGGCCACCCGGTCGCCCGGCGACCTGGTCCGGCTGGCCGGCACCATCGACGCCGCCACCGGGCCGTACTACCTGCTGATGCATGGCTGGACCAGTGTCGTCGGCGACTCCACGATCGCCCTGCGCGTGCCGGCGGTGCTGGCGATGACAGTGGCCGCCGGGCTGCTCGCCGTGCTCGGGGCACGGCTCGTCGACCGGCGCGGCGGCCTCTTCGCCGGGCTGCTGTTCGCGGTGCTCCCCGGCACCTCCCGCTACGGGCAGGAGGCTCGCCCGTACGCGCTGGCCACCATGCTCGCCGTGCTCGCCACACTGCTGCTGGTGACCGCGCTACGTCGACCGAGCTGGGCCCGTTGGGCCGGTTACGCCGTCGCCGTCGCCGCCCTCGGGCTCATCCACCTGATCGCGCTCACACTGCTCGCCGCCCACGCGCTGGTCGTCCTCATCGCCTGGTGGCGCGGCCCGGCCGCGGCCGGCGTCGCCACCCCGGCGCACCTCGACGCCGAACGGGACCGGCGGGTGTGGCGGTGGCTGGTCTCCGTGGTGCCGGTCGCGCTGCTGGCCGGGCCGCTGCTGGTCAAGGCCCGGACCCAGCAGTCGCGGCAGTTGAACTGGGTCCACCTGGCCCGACTGGACGACCTCACCGCGCTGCCCGGCGGCGTCACCCAGAGCAGTGTGGTCGGTGGACTGCTGGTCGGGGTCGCGGCGCTGGGCGCGGCCCGGCTCGGGCGACGCGCCCTGCTGCCGGTCGGCGCGGTGCTGCTGCCCGTACTGCTGCTCTTCGCCGCCGGCACTGTCGTACCGCTGTGGGTGCCCCGGTACCTGGTCTTCGTGGTGCCCTTCGCGTGCCTGCTGGCGGGCGCGGCGCTGGCCGCCGTGGCCGCACCGGCCGCGCTCGTCGTGGTGGTGCTGGCCGGGCTGCTCGGTCTGCCCGACCAGGCCGCGCTGCGGCGCACCCACGAGTGGCCGCGCAGCGCGCCGGTGGACTACGCGGGCGCGGCGCGGGTTATCGCCGACGGTCAACGCCCGGGGGATGCTGTGGTCTACTCGCCCCGGCACAGCTGGCTCTTCCTCGACCTCGGCATCGAATACCACCTCGGCGACCCTCCCCGGGACGTGCTGGTCACCGAGGACGAGGTCCGCCGCGGCGACCTGTGGGCAGCCGAGTGCCCCGAGCCGGCCCAGTGCCTCGCCGGTACGACACGGGTG comes from Micromonospora vinacea and encodes:
- a CDS encoding ArsR/SmtB family transcription factor yields the protein MIEVRFSPDDLSRVRFVHSPLAELVASSWALRKPEKYWMHRPWRQRAERLLPDAGLEPLLAVLRSSNGYVPDFLTPIGVAPNLAAELRAVAGTDPSRMRRQLERAGAPRLAPDELVAQLHRYFTVLIAPDWPRLRALALADIRRRTLLAAEQGGRTLLRDVHPLIRWDGAALRVAVGTTRPPGLDGRPWTLLPTSFSGPTVHAIMEGDAGPALCYPPTGLGGLWDSPPPSAALGALLGGTRAEALCLLDSPLSTGELAAMLGLAPATASHHLTTLRDNGLIAGVRQGRVVRYARTILGDQLVG
- a CDS encoding glycosyltransferase family 39 protein, whose product is MRRLPVWLPPALVTVAVTVTGLGSAQLWRDELATWSAATRSPGDLVRLAGTIDAATGPYYLLMHGWTSVVGDSTIALRVPAVLAMTVAAGLLAVLGARLVDRRGGLFAGLLFAVLPGTSRYGQEARPYALATMLAVLATLLLVTALRRPSWARWAGYAVAVAALGLIHLIALTLLAAHALVVLIAWWRGPAAAGVATPAHLDAERDRRVWRWLVSVVPVALLAGPLLVKARTQQSRQLNWVHLARLDDLTALPGGVTQSSVVGGLLVGVAALGAARLGRRALLPVGAVLLPVLLLFAAGTVVPLWVPRYLVFVVPFACLLAGAALAAVAAPAALVVVVLAGLLGLPDQAALRRTHEWPRSAPVDYAGAARVIADGQRPGDAVVYSPRHSWLFLDLGIEYHLGDPPRDVLVTEDEVRRGDLWAAECPEPAQCLAGTTRVWLVVAGRHAEPLATVSGAKGDALRTDFTVTQVWPRPGLTVALLTSRPGR
- a CDS encoding aldo/keto reductase family protein, with protein sequence MEYRQLGRSGLRVSAVAYGNWVTHGNQLDDDAAAACVKAALDAGITTFDTADRYAQGRAEEALGKALSGVRRSSIELCTKVCLPVGPGANDAGLSRKHIIEGCHASLSRLGTDYLDLYQAHRYDDSVPLEETMLAFADLVRQGKVLYVGASEWTAPQLRAGLRLAAELRIPFIANQPQYSMLWRVVEAEVSPACADLGLGQLAWSPLAMGVLTGRYEPGRRPPAGSRATDGFGGSFIARYSSDLLLSRVRQLRPIAEAAGCTMAQLAVAWVLRRPTVAGAIVGASRPEQLTETARAATVRLDDELMARIDAVLDELVERDPAKTARPNDVMPAWRPPPAAG